The genomic segment GTTgcagttttctttttcaattgtaagcttttatgaaataattaacACTGCTTTACTTTGTGCAACAGGCAAACAGACATGTGACAAGGATAGATGTGTTTTGGTCCCTTATCCATCTTCTACAACAGACAAACACCTCCGGCATTGATTCTTCCAACAAGAATTGGGATGCTCTTCATGCCAATAGCATCAAATCGTAGGAACATGGTCCATGTCTGTACATAAATTGTAGATTAGGATACACTTAGCAAAATCTGTAGGTGATCAATTCCCAACTAAATTCCCAAGGAAGAGGCTGTGCAGGTGATGAATTGAAATTATGTATACTGTTGAGCTTTATCTTGTCAACTGTGTTTCAGAGGGCCAAAAGTTAAGAGTGACCCAAATCAGCATCCAAATAGGCATATTTGAATTCTCTTTTACATCTAGTATTCCTTGAAGATGTTTAATAAATTAGTTGGAACCTATAACCTATATCTCAATCAAATATAATCAACTTTATCTGCATATAGTAGTTAGATTTATTTACAATTAGAGTCTAATTACTATATATGTactcttaatataaaaaagtttacagTGCTAATCagtaagaaattataattaaaaaaattattatatatgataatttgtTGGATGATACTGTAAAACTGTTCTACAGTGAGTTATATTCCTTTACAAACATCTCTTGTATTGCAGAAGTAGTTACAGAAAAAGTTAGACAAAACATCACATACTTAATGATATGGTTCTTTAGGGTAGTGGTTAGATCCTTTTATGAAAAAGCTAAACAATATGCAATGATGAGATGACGAATCATCCAAACATTCCAACACAAACGAATCATCCAAACATTCCAACACAAACATTGTTAATGGTTAACTAAAAAGAGGCAGCATAGTAGCTATAATTTTGGTTAAGTGTAAAGATCAATATTTGGACTTGTAGAAAATGCTGACTCAATAAAGTTCTCTAAAGCTCCTTTGGATCGTTGGATTGTCTTTTCAGATAGAATTTAGAATTAGAGTGAGGAGTTAAGTGCTCTACAATGTTATGGACCCACATGCATCTCAAGATGTCtgaaaacttttttaattaaaatgaaagttGTATTCATGACCTAATTCATTCATTGTTAACTAAGGAATCTAAGGTATATCCCGTTAGATTGTTTCTATTCCGCATTAGTTAACGGAACTAATGGACATGTATCTACTTTGTTTTCATCACATCTTCAAAGAATCCAAGCTGCATtctttatatatacatataggGTTCTTCAGGTGGACATATAATTTGAATGAGTCaatctatataaaatacaatttgattttgtatacAAGCAACAATCTCATATATGTGTTAAGCTTTTTAATCAAACGAGTTACGAGTTAATCCATATAAAAGATGCTAATAATCTCAGTTTAATGAGTTTAtagaaatttttctttatatattacttATCTAACTCGTCTccacttaatatatatatatatatatatataactcttaATATTATACTTGAATTCTtcacaatttttctttcaagtGTGAATCTTTACCACAAATTGCAAATCCAAGTATTCTACCCGAAATCCTTTACTTATATACTACTTCCACCGACAGAACTAATTGTTGATTCGCTTAACACTATGTCcatgaaattaaaaagacaagATCATAGATTCATAGTGGTAAGTATCTTATTTGTCAAATATAATTGATTTCATCAACACTGCAGAATCCAATTGGTTTCCTTACAGTAAGTTACAATTTTAGGCAAAGTAGCGTGTTTGTTTGCAATACGTCTGCAAACTGAAATGGCAAATAAAAGATTACACTAATGGTAAATATGGTGTATATTTAGTAGCTGTATCCTTAATAATAGCTGTATCTTTCAATccctttattaaaaaatttaaaattatagatcTAATTAACATGATGTGATATGCATGGTTCCCACATATATCCGGACGCATGCTTTGTACGAATACTTTACAAAAGTAGGCAATATATGTTGCTGCAACTGAGAATTTTaaaacttgattaattaagaacAAATTAGGACATGAAGAAATGGTGACACAAGTAAgacatgtatatatttttataagcaACTTTTGATAGTTGGATTGACTTTTCAAAAATAGTGCGCAAACACCACAAAGGAGTTAGATAAGGGCTCTCccatatattttgtaaattccCAGAAGCCTAATTGGCCACAAAATTGTTTCAAGGTAGAAAGTCCTAGTCATGAcctaattcattccgtgttgcTTCCTATAATTCCTAATTTTGTTATCCATTTTCAGACAGCAGAAAAATGATCTGATAACCGTACCACTGAGAATCAGGTGACGGCTGTGTGCGGTACAACAGGCAAGCAATGCTAGAGATGGTGGACCAACTCACTATGCTACTATAAGATTGCATATCAAACATATCCCATATTCTGCTTTTAATTAGGTCAGCCAATGAAAAAGAGAACAGtcgatatttaaaatttttgatttGAAAGTGGTAttaattctttatataatttaaagtcatgttatatgtatataatttttctcaAAACCCTAACAGCtccttgaaaagaaaaaagaaaaacccaTAAAAAACTTGAACATTGGCCTAAATATGTGGAAGTGCATGCCTATGTAAATTAGGAGTGGAAGTGACACGATATGCTTATTAGGGTTTTcattaatctaaaaataattatcttgcATGCACAAGTGCCAGACAACAGATAAAAGATGAACCAAAAATATCATCTGTtgaatttttaactatttatataCATCTGGAATGTTGtagtctttttttattatttagtgtCCAAATATCCTTTGTTAAACAATATGTAGTTGCTTGCATAGTTCGATGAGTAGGTCAAATTTAATATGCAACATATTTCCCATTTATAACATACATATGTAGGCAAAACTCTATtctttataatcttttttatttgtgtagAGACATCACGACCAACTAGTTAAGTTTTTcatctataaaatttattagaaagaaACTTTACGTGAACTGCTATAAGAAAATCATTAGAATTTTCAAAGAAACTGTAAACGAGGTATGAGCATATATGCAAAACATATTCTGACAGCTCAAGGTAGTGACTCTTTCATTAAAGTAACAAATGCTTAATTAGTCGTTGATTGTATTAAATTGAGTGTCGGATACACTAAGTTTTCTGACATAGGACCCATGACTTTATGTAAGTAATGGCATATTAACTTTACTATTCACGATTACATCTTCAACACTGACAGTGTGAGCTGAAAACCCTTTTAAGTTGAGATAATTCATTATCTTGGTTAGGTCAAGTCCCAGATATTTTTGTTTGCATTGATACAACTTGCATTAAGTGACGTGCTTTCTGTTTTTCTGCAGTCACGTGCATAGTATAAACACAATAAAACATGACCATCTGTGCATATATTGTGCCCAACAATTTTGAATTGGAACATTTTAGCACTGAAAAAGATAGAACAATATACTTGAGTGGGATAGTTGTCAGTGTGCTCTTACACATCAACTATGTCTTAACAATAGAATATAAACTTACCAACTTATAGAAAGTTAATGGACACAAACCCTCCTTTTTAgttgattaatttataaatatccTCTAATTGAGGTATCCAACACTTGTcctcttttatataaatatgcaAGGTTACTTCTCTAGCTCCAACAAGTTTTTTGTGTGGCATAAGGCATTTGATTAAAGCCTTAGCCACTAATCTTGGTCTAACAATATTTTGCAGAACCACTTGCTAATTTAACAGATACACACATAAACAGCATTGGTAATCAAGAAGATGGCTTGTGGCAAGGAAGTGGCAAAAGAAATAGAGTGGAGGATCAAGGTAGAAGAAGATGACACATTGAAGAGAAGAGTGGTTGGTTTCATGTGGGCAGCTACAGCAGGTGTGGCTTTGAAGCTGTGGAAGTTTGTGAAGAAAGCATGGGAATTGGGTGTGAATGACCCAAGAAAATTCATCCATTGCTTGAAAGTAGGGGTTGCTCTTTCACTTGTCTCGCTCTTCTACTATTGGAAGCCTCTGTATGATGGCGTTGGAGGAAATGCTATGTGGGCTGTCATGACAGTGGTTGTGGTGTTTGAATACACAGCCGGTAGGTAGAAATTTAACTGTAACACTTTTTCTGAGATATTTCCCCAGTGATATGTAACTAGTGACAATCAAATTGCAGGTGCAACGATATGTAAAACTGTTAATCGAATGTGTGGAACTTCCCTTGCTGGATTTTTGGGCATTGGTGTACATTGGGTAGCTAGTAGAGCAGGAGAACAATTTGAACCAATAATCATAGgaatctctctctttcttttaggTATATATGTATAAAGTTTTATGTTACATACGCAATCAATATTGAGTGTGTTTAATACTTGATGGTAGCTAATGAATTGGTGTGTGCTTGTTCAGCTTCGGCAGCAACATTCTCCAGATTCATCCCCACCATCAAGGCTCGTTTTGATTATGGTGCTATGATATTCATCCTCACTTTCTGCCTGGTGTCAATATCGGGTTATCGGGTTGACGAGTTGCTGGATATGGCACAGTACAGAATGTTCACCATTATCATTGGCAGCATATTGTGCATAATTGTCAGCGTGATCATTCGCCCCATCTGGGCTGGTTTTGAGCTCTTTGTTCTAGTCACAGGGAACCTCGACAAACTGGCCAACTCCTTACAATGTCAGTCTTCAATGTTGACTTTCATATTACAATTATTCATGTTATGTTCCCACCGATAGAGAATATAAATTCTTAAGTTTCTCATTTCCATGTATAACGTATAGCATGTGTTTCAGGTTGTGTGGCTCAGTACTTTGATGGCAGTGAAGCCTCGGATGAAGAAAGTGATAAGGTGTCTGAGAAAGAGTTGCTAGGCTACAAGTGTGTGCTAAGTTCCAAAGCAACAGAAGAAGCTATggtatatatatgcatatactTGTAACTCTTTTGACCTTATTCTCAGTTACTTATTAGTGTGACTAAACTATGATGGTTACTGTAGGCAAACTTGGCTAGATGGGAGCCTGGCCATGGTCGCTTCAACTTCCGTCATCCATGGAGGCAATATGTTAAAATCGGAGCATCAATGCGTAGTTGTGCTTCTTGCTTAGATGCTCTTATTGGATGCATAAACTCAGACAATAAGGTATTTTGCGAGTGTCATAAGTATGCAAAAATCACGAGCTTCATCACttaatttattacttaattaatttgagcAGGCTTCGGATGAGATGAAGAAGAACATGAGAAGCATCTCCATGAAAGTGGGTGCCAAATCTGCGAGTGTCATAAGAGAGCTAGCAACTACGATGAGGAACATGACAAAATCCTCAAAACTTGATATTC from the Vigna angularis cultivar LongXiaoDou No.4 chromosome 3, ASM1680809v1, whole genome shotgun sequence genome contains:
- the LOC108322796 gene encoding aluminum-activated malate transporter 10, which gives rise to MACGKEVAKEIEWRIKVEEDDTLKRRVVGFMWAATAGVALKLWKFVKKAWELGVNDPRKFIHCLKVGVALSLVSLFYYWKPLYDGVGGNAMWAVMTVVVVFEYTAGATICKTVNRMCGTSLAGFLGIGVHWVASRAGEQFEPIIIGISLFLLASAATFSRFIPTIKARFDYGAMIFILTFCLVSISGYRVDELLDMAQYRMFTIIIGSILCIIVSVIIRPIWAGFELFVLVTGNLDKLANSLQCCVAQYFDGSEASDEESDKVSEKELLGYKCVLSSKATEEAMANLARWEPGHGRFNFRHPWRQYVKIGASMRSCASCLDALIGCINSDNKASDEMKKNMRSISMKVGAKSASVIRELATTMRNMTKSSKLDILVTEMNSAAQDLRSLLSSYPNLVNAPSHNAKRSAQTETAPSDIPQAAKVEIPLLQIIQVVTVASLLIEIVARVEGIVETVEELSDLANFQPEKRVKSKQHSPDSKISPDQQIDEETDRTLQMV